The genomic segment ttagatgatggaaatagcatagatgttatatatctagattttagcaaggcgtttgataaggtaccgcataggaggctagtgtacaaattgagactacatgggataggggtaggttagttgattggattagtgaatggctttctgataggaaacagagagtagtattaaatggggcaatgtctgagtggaaggaagtggttagtggggtaccccaaggatcagtgctaggacctcttcttttcttggtgtacattaacgatttagatataggaattagtagcaaagtatcaaagtttgcagatgatactaagatagcatgtgcagtacagggtgaaaaggacaattacagaatacaacaagacctggacaggctgatagcatgggcagacaggtggcagatggagtttaattctgataagtgtcaggttatgcatttaggtaaagacaacacaaactttaactatgagatggagggatgttggctagaggcagtagaggaaggaaaggatttaggagtagtgatagacaggactatgaaattttcaaagcaatgtttagaagcaagaaatagggcaaataggatcctgggttttataaatagaaatgttagttataaaagtaaggaagtggtgcgtagcttatataattcctatgttaggccccatttagagtattgcatacaggcctggtcaccccactataggcaggatatcaacatgttagaagcagttcagagaagagcaactaggatgataccagcattaaagtgcctggagtatagagatagattaaaggaattaaacatgttttcatttgagaggagatgtataagagggatatgatagagttatttaaaatgttctcagatacaaactacatagatgtgagatctttctttaccttagaggaggaaataggactagaaatcatggcaggaagattagaaagcaaggctgcaggttagatataagaaaatatttctttagtcatagagtggtagacttctggaatgcattgccagagacggttgtaaatagcactagtttgacaatgtttaaaaacagattagataagcacttaaatttattagatttataattatgtatagcactgcatgatagttttataagaaatttactatagttaaacaagacatgatccccatgtatggggaccacaaattgtagaggatttcgctgcaggacttagccctgttaatgggccaaatatttagaattagtatataatgtattgtgtacttgtaagtgtatctttaagtactgatgacgaggtcgctgtgcgactgatacaggataacctagatgggccctggtggccctttgttatcctattatttatgttatgttatgttatgttatgtgctGGGGCAGGATTCACAAAACACTGGTTCCCTAAAGGATAAGTAAAGCGTTTgccaaaattaaggagaaaatgtcttaatacctccctcttaaaatgattgattgattgataactttattgttgtagAAGAGTATACAACAAGGGAAGGGGTTGGGCGATACCTGCTGGTGCACCCAAGCAAGCCCTCGGTCACAGACTCACAGTGGCAAGCTCGGCCTGCAGCCGGTCCAGTGTCCGAGCAGCCGTGGGTACCCACTCCTCCTCATCCGTGTCCATGTCATCCGATACCAGGTCCGTCTCTACAGAGGGGGACCCAGACCACAGAGGCGTGCGGTCCGGCACAGACAGGGGCTGGGCTGGGGCCGGCGGAAGCGGTGGTTGTACTGTGGCCGGTGGCTGGAGTCGCTGGGGCCGAGTACTAGCCAGCACACCTTGGGGCTGGCTATCAGGGGCAGACCGGGGCGAAGGATGTACCGGGACATACACTGGCTGGGGCCGCAGGCTGGCTGGGGCACTCTGGGGCTTGTTATCTTGGGCAAGCTGGACAGTAGCAGACATTGGTTGGGGCCGGGGTCTGGCTGGCACACTCTGGGGCTTGTTATCTGGGGCAGGCTGGACAGTTGCAGACACTGGTTGGGGCCGGGGGCTGGCCGGCACACTCTGGGGCTGGTTCTTGTGGGCAGGTTGGGGAGCTGGCTGGACAGGGGCGGGCACTGGCTTGGGCGGAGGTCTTGCTGCGTCCCGCTGTCGCTCCAAGGCAGTGACCCTCACACGCAAGTCCCTGACCTCGGCCTGGATTCCCAGCAGGAGGTGCACCACGTCCTGGAGGGTCGCAGGCACGCCAGCCTGCGATGTGGGGGCTGCATCCTCAGCCCCTACCACAGCAGCATAGTAAGGCGCAGTCCTGTGTGGCACAGGGACAGGTAGCCGTGTGGCAGGGACAGGAGGGTGAGCTGCCCCAGACTGGGCTGGGGCAGCTGTGCCAAGCAGGGGTGGAAATGCTGATGGCTGGGCAGCTGGCAGAGGCAGAGCAGGGAAGTTGGACCAGAGTTGGGAAGTTGGGCCGAAAAACCACCCTGGAGGGGCCAACAGTGGTGCCGGGGGTCTGTGGCTCCCTGACGGGCCTGGGCCGAGCAGGGCAGTGGCGCGAAGAGGCGTTGTGGTTGCAACACAGCGGGATGACTCTGGTGCCAGCACGTATCTTTTccaggcagcaggaggaaggatgacTCCCAGAAAAGTACCTGCAGCACGGCGCCGACGTGCACATCCAGCTCTGATGCTCGAACCGACAGCAGTGGCTGCATAGGTCAGGCTCAGGGGTGTACAGGCCCATGTGGAAGCGGCCCAGGCCGTGGAGGTGCACCGAGCTGGGCAGGGCCCCTTCAACGAGACCCAGAGGCTGAGGGCGGGGTTCACCTGCGACGACGCGCCTCTTGAGCCAAAAGAAAGCCTCTAGCATGGAGAGAAGGTCAACATTGATGGCGGTAGACACACCATGAACGATGACCATCTGCTGCCGGGCGTCAGGATCCGCTGGGGTCATGGTGAGGCCGAGGAAGCCCTCCTTCACCAACATGTGGTATGCTGGTGACCAAGGGTTGACCGTCAGGTACGGCCTGTGCCTACCTTCCTTCATGAGTGGCTCCTAGGATGGGTGCTGTTTGAGCAGCGCCATGAACCACTCGTAGAGTTGGGCCAGAGTCTTGCTGTGCCCCTCAGGAAACCTCACACAGCGACGGGAAGCGCCCGGCTGAGACAAGGAAGCACGAGAGGCGGCGTCAGTATCCATGACGTCCTGCAGGCCTGGAGACAAGGGTGGCGAGTCCATAGAGGCGGAGGAAGCAGCAGGGGTGCGGGGGTTGATCCTTTATCTGGTCAGGTCAGGGAAGGCCATGCGGTCAGCGGCAGCGGGGAGATAAAGCTTCTCCGCTCCACCAACAGGAAGTTTTACCCTTTTCACATGAATAATTGTCTCCCTTGGCTGGCCTGCCAGAAGACAGGCATCCTGGCTATCCACAGGGGAGGCCATGAAGGTGTGCTCCTCAGAGAGGGCCTCAgcacttctcttctttgtagGGGCTTCGTTCATGCAGAGTGGAGCGAGGAAAATAGACACCCGCCAGCCACGGGCCGTGGGTGCTAACtgctccctcttaaaagaagtcaagtcgtaggaagacggaaatacagaagcaggtacggagttccagagtctactggagaaaggtatgaatgattgagagtactggccTCTTGCATTGAGTTGGATAGAATTGGGATAAGAGGAAGTAgtagaaagctttgtgcagcgaggtgcaggaggaggggaggcatcagtaaaacagttagcatgaaaatagcaataaaagatagaaagagatgcaacaattcagtggtgagaaagagactgaagacagtcagtcataagaagggagttgatgaaatgaaatctttttttattctacccTATCTATtaaaactgtatgagtggaccccccaccaaaaaaaaaaaaaaaaaaaaaaacatacaagaatATTCCgcacaggggcggataaggcccttctacagttagcagttggaggggcgagaaaaactggtggagatgcctcggaacgcctaacttcatagaagcttttaacaagagatgagatgtgaagtttccagttaagattatgagtaaaggacagaccgaggatattcagtgtagaagaggttGCTTAGATGAACATGAAGTACATGACATGTTTAGAACATCTAGACTGTTTACTAGAACAAACTGATCCCCTGTCAACTTCCAACTCTTTCCACATTCTATACTTCGTAATAGTTCATGGTGGGCTTCTAGGTTAATTTCAAACTCCTCTTTAACTCCTCTGACCTTTGTAGTTCTAATTCCACCAATTTTGAATATTCCGCAATATATATACTGGTCAAAtaactctccttctttcctcagcAAGGACTGCAGATCAAATGGGTTAACTACAGTTTTCAGGGTTTTCATAATTCTATTAGTGCCATGGTTTCATTTACTTCTGAAGGAATCTGCCCTTCTCCTTGTTTTATTAATTCcatattctcttcccttttctgtcAAGACTCGCCCTCTCACACTTTGTACATAACTTTCACCCCTGTTCACTtgttcctcctcaccttccctagAGTCACTCACGGCACTAATTTTCTCAGTATCTGACATATTTAATAGTTACTTGTGTCAGCACTGAGTTAAGTATATACTGGTTGCGAAATAAAAATTAACGCTCTAATACTAATTCATGTGGGTAATTTTCATTCACTTAAACTAATCACTTCAGTACACACTCATAACATTCTTGCCTGACCAAGGGATGCCACAAAATGGCTGTGGGAGCTGTAGGCCTAGAGCGCGAACAAGGGAGTGGTTGTTGTCAAGGGGTCAAGTCACATTCCACTGCGGCACCCCTCTCTGCTGCCTTGCGTGTTGGCGTCTTGCTTCTAGACTTGAGTTCTTACTTGGAGTTCTTACTAGGAAATAAAGTTCTTACTCTGATGCTAAGTTCTTACTCTAATGCTAAGTTCTCACTGTGATGATAAGTTCTTACTCTGATGGTAAGTTTTTACTCTGATGATAAAAGGGTAGAGACAAGCTGCATTGGCAAGAAGAAAAGCAATGATAAtacagatgaagagagagaaagagctagCAATTGCCCAGGCTGAGCTTAATGCATTCAACTTATTAGAAAGGGAAGAACAAAAGCTTccaaataatgatgaaagcaaAGTCACCTTCAACAATACATTAAGTCacaaaatgaattaaaaggACAGGTAATTGCATATCAACATAGAATTGATGCCCTGCCTCACAACAGTGTTATACTCCATGACCTAAAGGGGCCTCCCTCTTGTAATAAGGATAATGAATTGATAATTCATGGTTATGCAGATTgacaaataattaattaatcccCACTA from the Portunus trituberculatus isolate SZX2019 chromosome 17, ASM1759143v1, whole genome shotgun sequence genome contains:
- the LOC123504869 gene encoding leucine-rich repeat extensin-like protein 3 — translated: MKEGRHRPYLTVNPWSPAYHMLVKEGFLGLTMTPADPDARQQMVIVHGVSTAINVDLLSMLEAFFWLKRRVVAGEPRPQPLGLVEGALPSSVHLHGLGRFHMGLYTPEPDLCSHCCTFLGVILPPAAWKRYVLAPESSRCVATTTPLRATALLGPGPSGSHRPPAPLLAPPGWFFGPTSQLWSNFPALPLPAAQPSAFPPLLGTAAPAQSGAAHPPVPATRLPVPVPHRTAPYYAAVVGAEDAAPTSQAGVPATLQDVVHLLLGIQAEVRDLRVRVTALERQRDAARPPPKPVPAPVQPAPQPAHKNQPQSVPASPRPQPVSATVQPAPDNKPQSVPARPRPQPMSATVQLAQDNKPQSAPASLRPQPVYVPVHPSPRSAPDSQPQGVLASTRPQRLQPPATVQPPLPPAPAQPLSVPDRTPLWSGSPSVETDLVSDDMDTDEEEWVPTAARTLDRLQAELATVSL